Genomic DNA from Prunus persica cultivar Lovell chromosome G1, Prunus_persica_NCBIv2, whole genome shotgun sequence:
TTTGGGAATAGTCAAGTATCCAACTTACAAGTGCATAATTTCACAACAAATTTTCTCAGGTCGAGATGGCTTGCTTGCTTATGAAGAGGTGTTGCTTTGTATGTATGCAAAAACATTGAAGACCTTCATCACCATTACCATATCTCATGGTCTTTTCTTGCAGGCCATTGAAGTCGCACAGATAATAGATGAAGCTCTGGATGGAAGCAACATTGAATTGGTGATAAAATGCATTGATATTGCTGATTCCCGTATATCCAGTGAATCAACTCAATCTTTAACCTCTGAATCAATGGCTCCATTTCTTTCCCGCTTTTCTGCAAAATATGTCTACTCAAAAGTGGTTTTACTTGGAATTTCCTTTCTTGAGCGCGAGCATAGGTATGATCTTGGAATTACCTGTCATTATTTACGTCAATGCTTCTGCTGGGCAAATTACATGTTGTTCTCTGTCTGGGATTTTTAAGTTAACTTATGTCGACCTCACAAGCATGTTTGAGCAGCCATAACTCACTCTGAATTGTTTCATGTTTCTTCTTAATGTGGCCAATTAACATTTGTGTTATAAACTTTTCTGGAATAGTGGATACGTGTTGTTGAAGAATGTAAAAATACCACATTGGAAACTTGACAACATAAACACAATATGTAAATGAGTGGTTCTACTACTAATAACACCGAGGCCTTGAtggtggttaagttggggacaatatctGGGTAGTAGTGGGCCGTTGGTTTGTCTCTCTGAAATCTTAACAATTAGTTTGAAACACAGCAAAATGAAAAGTTAATCGTGGCCAGAAATGGTTTGTTTCTGGCCTCAATTTGTCGGTGCTTTAAAGGTCATAAAACTTACTGTTGACATATTGTATCCCAGTTCTTCCTAAATGCTACCCTAATAAATGCCAAAAACCTTATTTTATCTATTTGTTTAGTCTAAAAGAGCCCTAAATCTTAAAccccaaaccctaaaccctagaGTCCATCCATAATTTAAACCCTACCCTAGTAAACCCCAAGATCCCCTAATAAGttctgaaattaaaaaaaaaatagagaaaggaGAGTCGATTGATGGACACTGAATTTTGGAGTTCACATTTTGTGCATAAACCACCAACGATTGCTAGCATCTATGAAATTGAATCAAATATATGATATTATTTACTATACTGGTAACTGGTCAGCTCTTTGCACATAGAGTTCTAAGGAGAACTGATGTTGATTACACCTACATTTGTCTAGTTGTGATGTTTCCCAGGCTGAGATAACTTTTGTCTTCCACTCAGGTACAGTGATGCAATATATCTACTGAAGCGGCTGCTAAAGTGCTTCACTTGTGATGGTAGAAGAGGATATTGGACACTGAGGTTGTCGATTGACTTGGAGCACATGGGATATCTTAATGACAGCCTTTCTGTTGCCGAAAATGGGTTACTGGATCGATGGGTACGCGCTGGTTCAAGAGTGGCACTTCAAAGGAGAGTCCTTCGGTTAGGAAAACCACCAAGGCGATGGAAAACTCCTAGTTTTGCAGAGTCCGTCAAGAGGAAGATCATGGAGGTAATCACTTGATTGTAATATGCTTGTTAAACTCTCAAGTCAAAGTTGagttatttaattttgtttttacatcTTACAGTACCACTGTTCCTGTTGACTCAGTTTTTTTGACCAACAAGTTAGGTTCATGTTCAAGGGAGACCTCTAAATTCTGTGATAGGTATGAAGAGCAGGTTTTATGGAGAAGATGGGCAGCAATGTGGGGTAGAGCGGCTAGCCCTGCAGCATTATGCTGCAGAAGGATGGCAGGGTGTTCATACAGAGAGTGGCATTTGGTTAACTATTTTTGGTCTTCTTATGTGggatattatattttctgaTATACCAAACGTCTTCCGCACCAGATTTCAGGTATGTTTGAGTGTGTGCTACCAAGCTTCaaacttttttgaaattttctacTTTGTATACATTCctgcatacatgtatatatatgcatttgcaTGCTTGGCTTAGGTGTGGTTGTGTTCATGCCTGGTCCTTCAGAGGTTGCTCAGTTGCACTGCTTGGCCTATAGATGTCATTTATTACTCTTGTTGGAGTGGTAAGTGACAACTGAAGCTGGGAACCTAGCGGCATGAAGCATAATATGTGTTTGGTTTCTGCTACTGTGTATACTTTAAGTCTGAATTTCAAGGAGGGGGACTGATCAATAAGAGAGAGCATAAGGTGGTGTTTGGTTTCTACTGTTGTACTTTAATCTGAATTTAAAGGGGGTAGACTCGTTGCACCTAAGAATTTGAATAGGTTCAAAATTTATAGGAGGTGATAGATGCAGGAGTGGAGAAGAAGGGAGAGTGATCTTGTTTGCCAGCTGACACCCAAGATTTGATCAGATACAAGTTTAACTTCAATAGTTTAATCTTTTGATTATAAGGCTATCACAAAGTTGATGTAGAACAGgaagagaaataaaagaatgttgagagagagaaacacaaATATAAGTGCTTGAATAAGAGGGTTTAGACAGAGGAAGAACAAAAGCGGCAAAATATGATTAAGTTATATTGGCTTCATGCTCACCAGTATGTCTGATATCTATAACCCTGTAACTGTAAGGCCTCATTATAAggcaattaaattaataaaataccgGATACTATCAAACTTGCTCGGATTAAACACTTTTTTCGTCAACGCTTTTCATGTCTAAAGTTCTGTACATGGTCTTTTCTTCAATATATTTGACTcttattttggaaaaaaaaaaatgaagaaataaaattcCTAATTTGCAGACTGCTCCCTTGGATTTGGAGACTGATAGCTTTTATCTAGTGAGAAAGAGCCATATAGAATCTCACCTACAGAGTATTCATGATGGCATGGCTGAGGAGATCCTCATCACTTCATGGGAATTACATGAGGGAACCACATGTAGAGGAGTTAACTGGGACCGGCATTCCCTCTCTGAGCTTCGGGCAGCTGTTACATGCATCGGTGGCCTTTGTTTGGCCTCATTCTGTCGACATCTAGCAAAAGATTATCGAAGCTGGTCAAGTGGAATGCCAGATTTATTGTTGTGGCGTTTCCATGGGAATTACAGAGGTGAAGCCAAGCTTGTCGAAGTTAAAGGCCCCAGGGATAGACTCTCTGAACAGCAGCGGGCATGGCTGCTGCTTTTAATGGACTGTGGGTTCAATGCTGAGGTCTGTAAAGTGAGCCCTCTTTTGTGAATTTAATGTGCTGCTTCAGTCCTCCATTGGAAGCATGTAATGAGGACTTTGAAGATGCATGAAAGACCTACAGAAAATAATTCACAAGGATTGGAAATTAAAGCAATTTGATGGGCTTTTGCAGAAGTTTACCGTTTGATCACTAGAGTATTTATGGAGCAAGCAATCCCAGAACTTGAAGATACTTCTTTGCCTAATGGGGATTTCACCTTTGGAGACGTACCATGGAAAGAAGTTGATTATGAATATTGAGGAGGGTTCTCCGGTTGGATTCAACCTTTTCTGGAGATTCGTTAATGATGACATTGCCTGAGCTGTTATGAGCTCAGGCACTTCTGTGCCATTTATTTGTAACCCTTAGTTGGCATTGACAAAGGCCATATTCTCTGATTTAGGCGTTAATTTTCCTTGAACTTGGAGGAACTGGTTTACTATTACGGTATCAAATGTTGATCATATGCGTCAATATACATGAAATATTTGTATTCCTAATGTCCTCATGTTTACACAtggaacaaaatatttattttaaaaataaaagttcttCAAGAATCTTGAGAATGAAACGGAAGTATTGTTCTCTCTTTCCCATGAAATAATTTCTATCTTGTATGCAGAAAACGgaagtatttttttaaagtactaAAGTAATTTATAGCTAGGATTTTTAACTGCAATGGCCTTTGAATTTATAATCGAGTCCCATTGTAGTCTCCTCTCATCATTTTGAGGGGCATAATCGTTAATTCATGTACAAATCACACGCTTTATTCTTTTCCATGAACATATTGataaaatttgacaaaatgaccaaattaccATTAGTTGGACAATTGGAGGACGCctaataaaactaaaacttaACTGAAGAACCAAAATAAAACTCCAATACAAGTTCAAGAAACATTCCAATTAAAAATTGGAGGACTTAAATAAAACTCGATTAAAAAAACCTTTTTCTAGCTAGGGGTGGTAAAGATCGGATAGTGTAGAACTTGCATGAGTAATTTTCACATGACCTCTTGTAAGAAATACCTTTGTCCTTGTGATTTGAAGCGTTTGCCTTCGCCTCGCTTATCCACTTTCGCACAGGAACATGGTTAATATGAGTGAGTAGCTTAACACCCTGCAAATGTGCTTCGTCTAAACTCCTCACAATTTTAAACATACGCACGCAGATATAGATAGAGAAAACAGAAGAAGGGCAGGAGGAGGAGcgctttctcttcctttccttgCTTTCCAGACTCTGCAAATCATAACAACAAGTTTTCAGTCATTTCCTTCTCAACACAAACCCTCTGTTTTCAGGTAGGTGCTTGTTCTCTCCTGTCATGTCTCTCAATTTTATGCTGTCTccaacttttgtttttcccctAGGGTTTCTGGGTATGTCTTATTGATCAAATATAATTCTGTGTCCGTTGTTTTTATTGCTTTGAATAGTTTGATTTGAACACCTGTGACATGGTTTCAAGTCTCTTCCCTTTTTTATTGCTCCTTTTCTAGTTGGCGTGTTGCTCCTTTCTGtgttaatatttttgttttcagtaCTTGTAACTGGTCTTTGTGAGTATTGGAGAAGCTATAGAATTTTCAACATCATATAGAGATTCCTCTATCTGCTGCGATATTTATCTAGTTGTCTTTGTTCGTCGTTGGGgaggttgaattttgtttttccttttctatgtctattacaatatgtatatatggaaAAAGGAATTGTGATGTGTTCTGAGACCATTCTCTGGATTTCTGTATAGAGAACCACACATTTGTTCTTTTCTGCGATTCTACATGACTTTTCAGATAGGATCACCAATCACTTGATGTTAAGATTAGAGTGTACAGTTTGTATTCAAGTCAATTTTGCAGAGCTAAATTTCTTACTCAATCTCTATCTCTAGAGAACTGATTGTTTGTTGATATCTTATCTTCTCATTTTTCACTTGTATAGTTGTTTTTGGTTGAATTCTTTTTAGAGTTCTTGCGAGTTGCAAtcactcctctctctctctctctctctctctctctctctctctctctctctctctctgtatgtAAATATGTATCCTGCTCAAATATAGATTTGCCATTGTCGCATTTGCTGATATGATATTATAATTGCTTGGTTTTTATTTCGCAAGGTTTATGTTGTTGAACTGCTGGGATTTTTAGCTTAATACACAAcagcaatttcaaattttctttagaGAAAGCTTAGTATTGGTTTCATTTCCATTGAAAATGTTGTGGATTTGGATAGTGAACTAGGattccttatggagaagagtTCTGTCTTCTGGTGCTTAAGTTGAGTTTAacttcaattaaaatattggcaattGAGAGTGCTGTTTTTTTCTAGTTGTAGATGTACAATGTCTTCTCCATCTGAATATGGGATATGCTGGTTTCCTCCTTCCATTTGTAGATATCAGTTTTCCTAAGCGCACTATTATTTCCACTTTGGTTGAAATTGTGTTTGCTTGCCTGAAATTAGGGTTGATGCATGTATTCTAAACCATTTTCCATGATCTTATTGTTTgacatgaatttatttatttgtgtttatAGGTACGACTATATGTTCCAGTGAAGATGATAAAAAGAGTTGCAACAAGGTCTAGCATGGTGCTGGTACACTATTATACATGGTAGATAAAGTGAGTAGCATCGTTACACATACTTTGAGGGTTGTGCTTCTTTGTGACCATTTTACTCATAAGAAACCACTAAAGGGAAATTCTTTATGTCACTCTCATCACTAAAGGGAAATTCTTTATGTCACTCCCATGTGGATAATAGTGAGATGGATGGTATTGTTATATGCTTCGTAATCTCACTACACATATATCTTGTGTAGGGTTTAAATCTTGTAATTGTGAAAAATGGAGTTGTCTTTGCCTTCCTCATTGCAAAGGAATTGGCCCATCAGTTCTCTCAATTCCAGCTTCCTTCCTCACTATCCTCCTTGCTTATTAGGTATGGTCAAGAagaattgtaaaatcaacaaGATCTCACAAAATATCTCTTTTTCAATATCGTGCTCATCTGTCAAAACTGTCCGTTGTCCTTCACTGGACAGACATGTCGTGAAGCAGAACAAGATACGTTTTGTCCAAAAGCTACAAACACTGCTCCTTTCTAAACCAAAATGCTATATTCCAATTCATATTCTTTATAAATGTCGATCCTATCTTTCCCTATCAAAGCCACGGTCCATCCTCTCAATGATCCATCGTTACCCTACCATTTTCGAACTCTTCTCAATCCCAACACCTCCCTTGCCAGTCAACGCAACCAAGTCATTATTACAACTCTGTGTCCGTCTAACCCCAGCTGCAGCAGCCCTTGCTGCTCAGGAATTAAGTCTTAAATCAGCCATCTCTGACTCTTTGGCCGCCAAACTCCAGAAACTTCTTATGCTCTCGTCTCATCACCGGCTACTTCTGTCAAAGTTGGTTCATCTAGCTCCAGATCTTGGTCTTCCCCCTAATTTCCGCTCTCGTTTATGCAATGACCATCCAAATAAATCAAGACTATGACACTCCTATGGCCGTGCACTTGAGCTTGTCTCCTGGGACCAAGACTTGGCAAAGCCTTTATCATCTCCTAAAGTTCAATCGCGTGAGCTAATAGTAGACAGACCTTT
This window encodes:
- the LOC18791654 gene encoding LOW QUALITY PROTEIN: protein ROOT PRIMORDIUM DEFECTIVE 1 (The sequence of the model RefSeq protein was modified relative to this genomic sequence to represent the inferred CDS: substituted 1 base at 1 genomic stop codon); the protein is MELSLPSSLQRNWPISSLNSSFLPHYPPCLLGMVKKNCKINKISQNISFSISCSSVKTVRCPSLDRHVVKQNKIRFVQKLQTLLLSKPKCYIPIHILYKCRSYLSLSKPRSILSMIHRYPTIFELFSIPTPPLPVNATKSLLQLCVRLTPAAAALAAQELSLKSAISDSLAAKLQKLLMLSSHHRLLLSKLVHLAPDLGLPPNFRSRLCNDHPNKSRLXHSYGRALELVSWDQDLAKPLSSPKVQSRELIVDRPLKFNQLTLRKGLNLKRRHQDFLLKFKEIPDVCPYNTPVSDLPKESIGAEKRACLVVREVLGMMVEKRTLIDHLTHFRKEFVLPNKLRGMIMRHPELFYVSLKGQRDSVFLVEGFDDKGALLEKKETLVIKEKLMELVSESKRLRRERRNARINNTEIGDASDEFEYDDNDDDYDDGFQSLFESEDLYLDDDGDEKVETVDYRENGQFWTVDAHSVLGGWKQPMEPW